In a single window of the Ruminococcus albus 7 = DSM 20455 genome:
- a CDS encoding MBOAT family O-acyltransferase, translating into MSYTSINYLLYVAVCLLLYGIIPKTKRWWVLLAASMGFYGIICREHPSLVLFILMTAATTYGGGLWLEKYIEQKDAYVKSQKGKWSKEEKSAYKDKVTAGKKRICASVLVLNFGVLAFLKYFNFFADTINSVTGRGSVPRLGLLLPIGISFYTFQSMGYIIDIYRKKYKAERNYLKFLLFVSFFPQIVQGPIAFYSDLAHQLYAGEDVRFENIKQGVLLITWGFFKKLVIADRLVTAVMTVPNDCDSYSGTAVLLTALMYALQLYADFSGGIDISRGVAQLFGINMAENFKRPYFSKDISEYWHRWHITLGAWLREYLFYPVAMSKPFQKMGKALKAKFGMKISKVLPVSIASLITFLVVGIWHGANWKYVAFGAWNGGIIMISTLLESNFESWKKKLHIENTNKLFIVFQLFRTFLIVLVGYYFDIAPDFSTAMHMMYMSVTDLHPSELFSREFLGSLSLCRADVVAVLAAMVIMLIVSLKQEHSEVTLRERICKRSFVFQSLVFLLLLYAVIIFGVYGPGSNPADFYYMQF; encoded by the coding sequence TTGAGCTACACTTCGATAAATTACCTGCTGTATGTGGCAGTCTGTCTGCTGCTGTACGGCATCATACCCAAGACCAAAAGATGGTGGGTACTTCTGGCGGCAAGCATGGGATTCTACGGGATAATATGCAGGGAACACCCGTCACTGGTACTGTTTATACTTATGACCGCCGCGACTACCTACGGCGGAGGACTCTGGCTGGAAAAATACATCGAGCAGAAAGATGCTTATGTAAAGTCACAGAAAGGCAAGTGGAGCAAGGAAGAAAAGAGCGCCTACAAGGACAAGGTGACAGCAGGCAAAAAGCGGATCTGCGCTTCGGTGCTGGTGCTGAACTTCGGTGTGCTGGCGTTCTTGAAATATTTCAACTTCTTTGCGGATACTATAAATTCCGTGACAGGGCGCGGAAGTGTCCCTAGGCTGGGACTGCTTCTTCCGATAGGTATATCATTCTATACTTTCCAGTCCATGGGATATATCATCGACATCTACCGCAAGAAATATAAGGCGGAACGGAATTATCTGAAATTTCTGCTGTTCGTGTCCTTCTTCCCGCAGATAGTGCAGGGCCCCATAGCTTTTTACAGTGACCTGGCACATCAGCTTTACGCAGGTGAGGATGTCAGATTTGAAAACATAAAGCAGGGCGTTCTGCTGATAACATGGGGCTTTTTCAAAAAGCTTGTTATCGCTGACCGACTTGTTACTGCAGTGATGACTGTACCCAATGACTGCGACAGTTATTCGGGAACAGCGGTACTGCTGACGGCGCTGATGTATGCTTTGCAGCTGTATGCCGATTTCTCGGGCGGTATAGATATCTCCCGCGGCGTGGCACAGCTTTTCGGCATAAATATGGCTGAAAACTTCAAAAGACCATATTTCTCAAAGGATATTTCGGAGTACTGGCACCGCTGGCACATCACTCTCGGCGCATGGCTTAGGGAGTATCTGTTCTATCCCGTGGCAATGTCAAAGCCTTTCCAGAAAATGGGCAAGGCGCTGAAAGCCAAGTTCGGCATGAAGATATCGAAGGTGCTGCCTGTCAGCATAGCTTCGCTGATAACCTTCCTTGTGGTGGGTATATGGCACGGCGCAAACTGGAAGTATGTTGCCTTCGGTGCATGGAACGGCGGTATCATAATGATATCCACACTTCTGGAGAGCAATTTTGAGAGCTGGAAGAAGAAGCTTCATATAGAGAATACAAACAAGCTGTTCATAGTATTCCAGCTTTTCAGGACATTCCTGATAGTTCTGGTGGGCTACTATTTTGATATAGCGCCTGATTTTTCAACAGCGATGCACATGATGTATATGTCGGTGACAGACCTGCATCCCTCTGAACTGTTCAGCAGGGAGTTCCTTGGTTCGCTGTCACTGTGCAGAGCCGATGTTGTCGCAGTGCTTGCTGCGATGGTAATAATGTTGATCGTATCGCTGAAGCAGGAGCATTCAGAGGTAACTCTGAGAGAAAGGATATGCAAAAGGAGCTTTGTATTCCAGTCGCTGGTATTCCTGCTGCTGCTGTATGCAGTGATAATTTTCGGCGTTTACGGACCGGGTTCAAACCCCGCGGATTTTTATTATATGCAGTTCTGA
- the leuB gene encoding 3-isopropylmalate dehydrogenase, whose translation MNKKITVIKGDGIGPEIVTEAIKVLDAVAAKFGHSFEYTDILMGGCSIDACGVPLTDEAVATAKAADAVLLGAIGGNTSTSPWYKLAPNLRPEAGLLKIRKELGLFANLRPANLYDELKFACPLRSDIIEGGFDMMIMRELTGGLYFGARKTEEVDGVETAVDTLSYNENEIRRIAIKGFDIAMKRRKKVTSVDKANVLDSSRLWRKIVNEVAKDYPEVELEHMLVDNCAMQLVRDPKQFDVILTENMFGDILSDEAAMVSGSLGMLASASLNDTKFGLYEPSHGSAPDIAGQDKANPLATILSASMMLRYSFDMDKEADAIDNAVKQVLAEGYRTGDIMSEGMKQVGCKEMGTLVAERV comes from the coding sequence ATGAATAAAAAAATAACGGTCATTAAGGGTGACGGTATAGGTCCCGAGATAGTTACCGAGGCAATAAAGGTACTTGATGCAGTGGCAGCTAAGTTCGGTCACAGCTTTGAATACACAGATATACTCATGGGCGGCTGTTCCATAGATGCCTGCGGCGTTCCGCTGACAGATGAGGCTGTTGCTACCGCTAAGGCTGCCGATGCTGTACTGCTGGGTGCTATAGGCGGTAATACTTCCACCTCTCCCTGGTATAAGCTTGCTCCCAACCTCCGCCCCGAGGCAGGTCTGCTGAAGATACGTAAGGAACTGGGACTTTTCGCTAACCTGCGTCCCGCTAACCTGTATGACGAGCTGAAATTTGCCTGCCCCCTGAGAAGCGATATCATCGAGGGCGGTTTCGATATGATGATAATGCGTGAGCTTACAGGCGGACTTTACTTCGGCGCAAGAAAGACCGAGGAAGTTGACGGCGTTGAGACTGCTGTTGATACCCTTTCCTACAACGAGAATGAGATAAGACGTATAGCTATAAAGGGCTTCGATATCGCTATGAAGCGCCGCAAGAAGGTAACAAGCGTTGATAAGGCAAACGTGCTGGATTCTTCAAGACTCTGGAGAAAGATAGTAAACGAAGTAGCTAAGGATTACCCTGAGGTAGAGCTGGAGCATATGCTGGTGGATAACTGCGCTATGCAGCTGGTACGTGATCCCAAGCAGTTCGATGTTATACTCACTGAGAATATGTTCGGTGATATCCTTTCGGATGAGGCTGCTATGGTCAGCGGTTCACTTGGTATGCTGGCTTCCGCTTCGCTGAACGATACAAAGTTCGGTCTGTACGAACCCAGCCACGGTTCTGCACCTGATATCGCAGGTCAGGATAAGGCTAATCCTCTGGCTACCATACTTTCAGCTTCCATGATGCTCAGATATTCTTTTGATATGGATAAGGAAGCTGACGCTATCGACAATGCAGTAAAGCAGGTGCTTGCTGAGGGCTACCGTACAGGCGATATCATGTCCGAGGGCATGAAGCAGGTCGGCTGTAAGGAAATGGGTACTCTGGTAGCAGAGAGAGTATAA
- a CDS encoding CotH kinase family protein, whose translation MKRRAFGRCTAAGVAALIGVAALGQSMLTASAASGVVINEVCTKNTTVPASDGQFYDFVELYNPTGSAISIAGYGLSDDAASPMQYTLPRNASIPAYGYYTIYCGVDSSSGVQGASFGLSKNGEKIILSNANGNAVETVEVPALSDNTSYGRTPDGSQNFGIFSSLTPGYANQNNQNVQADVSEPQFSKESGFYSNSFDLTISAPSGCTVYYTLDGSDPTTASERANGSINIYDRSSEQNVYSARTDVADGYTPPSSPVDKATIVRAIAVDRNGNVSDIVTKTYFIGYTQNDCEMNMRVISLVTDPDNLFDYEKGIYVKGKIYDQSTGNMMQSWSHPANYTQDGKEWERPANITVFEKGKATYNANVGIRIHGAATRADVQKSFNLYARSEYGTKKLKYDFFNGQLTNHKGEVIDSFEKITLRNGGNDYKTKLRDRLNHEMVSDRHFGSQAQTECVVFLDGEFWGTYNITEKIGKEYISDHYKVKEDDVCMIKTDELADGTQQGLSDYEQLKRLVSSNNFKDSSAYARLEELMDMRSFAEYMATELIVGNSDFGDNNYALWKTETVDADKKYGDGKWRFILFDTEYGQGLYGQSNANTNAIQALRNKNKWITQLFFGLCENQDFRDLFLRAYFDLCNENFDTDKVLSRLNELENAYKASMSKSYARFNWSSGTGGWGGGIWGGGWQFPGQGGQPGQQNPGDGQQANGNDKFSTEVSSIRSFWSNRISACEQQVMQYFGISGTVNVTVKNNSSQGHVNFNTLKVYDSSWSGVYPADCKLTLEAKPEDGYHLEKWVVSGAQFVSGSATSEEAVIKPTGQNVTVQAVYAAGSGSSQPSAKDYPTNIKVNYNTQYHQIQFVWDKVQGADKYGIAVYLAGKWRVQTSSITTNSFVTPKNLTPGMSYKVAVAARVNGQWNTTDPIKNAVTVTVK comes from the coding sequence ATGAAAAGAAGAGCTTTTGGCCGCTGTACTGCGGCAGGCGTTGCTGCTCTGATCGGTGTTGCTGCACTTGGGCAGTCGATGCTGACAGCCAGTGCGGCTTCGGGTGTCGTTATCAACGAAGTCTGCACCAAGAACACAACTGTACCCGCATCAGACGGTCAGTTCTATGACTTTGTAGAGCTGTACAATCCCACGGGAAGCGCTATATCCATAGCAGGCTATGGACTGTCTGACGATGCAGCTTCACCTATGCAGTATACACTGCCGCGAAATGCTTCCATACCCGCATACGGTTATTATACCATTTACTGTGGAGTTGACAGCAGCAGCGGTGTGCAGGGCGCGTCCTTCGGCCTTTCCAAGAACGGTGAGAAGATAATACTTTCAAATGCGAACGGGAATGCAGTTGAAACCGTTGAAGTACCAGCGCTCAGTGATAATACTTCCTATGGCAGAACACCCGACGGCAGCCAGAACTTTGGTATCTTTTCTTCGCTGACACCGGGTTATGCAAACCAGAATAACCAGAACGTTCAGGCAGATGTGAGTGAGCCGCAGTTCTCAAAAGAGAGCGGTTTCTACTCCAACAGTTTTGACCTGACGATATCTGCGCCCTCGGGCTGCACTGTATACTATACCCTTGACGGCAGTGACCCGACAACTGCATCAGAGCGTGCTAACGGCAGCATAAACATATATGACAGGTCATCGGAGCAGAATGTATATTCTGCAAGAACAGATGTTGCTGACGGATATACTCCGCCCAGCTCGCCTGTTGACAAGGCTACCATAGTACGTGCAATTGCTGTTGACCGTAACGGCAATGTGAGCGATATCGTAACAAAGACTTATTTTATAGGCTATACCCAGAACGACTGCGAGATGAATATGCGTGTCATATCCCTCGTCACCGACCCCGACAACCTTTTCGACTATGAAAAAGGCATATACGTAAAGGGCAAGATATACGATCAGTCTACGGGAAATATGATGCAGTCCTGGAGCCATCCCGCAAACTATACACAGGACGGCAAGGAATGGGAGCGTCCCGCAAATATCACAGTGTTTGAAAAGGGAAAAGCCACATACAACGCAAACGTAGGCATACGTATACACGGTGCGGCTACACGTGCCGATGTACAGAAGAGCTTCAACCTTTATGCAAGGAGCGAATACGGTACAAAGAAGCTGAAATATGATTTCTTCAACGGACAGCTGACCAACCACAAGGGTGAAGTTATAGATTCCTTTGAGAAGATAACACTGCGTAACGGCGGCAACGATTACAAGACCAAGCTTCGTGACCGTCTGAACCATGAGATGGTAAGCGACCGTCATTTCGGTTCACAGGCACAGACAGAATGTGTTGTGTTCCTGGACGGTGAATTCTGGGGTACATACAATATCACAGAAAAGATAGGCAAGGAATACATTTCCGACCACTACAAGGTCAAGGAAGACGATGTATGCATGATAAAGACCGATGAGCTCGCTGACGGCACTCAGCAGGGACTTTCGGATTATGAACAGCTGAAGCGCCTTGTATCTTCAAACAATTTCAAGGACAGCAGTGCATACGCCAGACTTGAAGAGCTGATGGATATGAGGAGCTTTGCCGAATATATGGCAACAGAGCTGATAGTAGGCAACTCCGACTTTGGCGATAACAACTATGCGCTGTGGAAGACCGAGACAGTTGACGCTGATAAGAAGTACGGCGACGGCAAGTGGCGTTTCATACTCTTTGATACCGAATACGGTCAGGGTCTTTACGGACAGAGCAACGCAAATACCAACGCTATACAGGCTCTGCGAAACAAGAACAAGTGGATAACACAGCTGTTCTTCGGACTGTGTGAGAATCAGGATTTCCGTGACCTTTTCCTGAGAGCTTATTTTGATCTGTGCAACGAGAACTTTGATACCGACAAGGTGCTCTCGCGCCTGAATGAGCTGGAAAATGCATACAAGGCTTCCATGAGCAAGAGCTACGCACGTTTCAACTGGTCAAGCGGCACAGGCGGCTGGGGCGGCGGAATTTGGGGCGGCGGCTGGCAGTTCCCCGGACAGGGCGGACAGCCCGGTCAGCAGAACCCCGGAGATGGTCAGCAGGCAAACGGCAACGACAAGTTCTCGACGGAGGTTTCTTCTATTCGCAGTTTCTGGTCGAACCGTATATCTGCCTGCGAACAGCAGGTGATGCAGTACTTCGGCATAAGCGGCACAGTAAACGTCACCGTGAAGAACAACTCTTCACAGGGACACGTAAACTTCAATACCCTGAAGGTTTATGACAGCAGCTGGAGCGGTGTATATCCCGCAGACTGCAAGCTGACCCTTGAAGCTAAGCCCGAGGACGGATATCATCTTGAAAAGTGGGTAGTCAGCGGTGCGCAGTTCGTTTCGGGCAGTGCGACATCTGAGGAAGCAGTTATCAAGCCCACAGGTCAGAACGTGACAGTTCAGGCTGTGTATGCGGCAGGCAGCGGTTCATCACAGCCCTCAGCAAAGGACTATCCTACGAACATCAAGGTGAATTACAATACCCAGTATCATCAGATACAGTTCGTATGGGACAAGGTACAGGGTGCTGACAAGTACGGCATAGCTGTATACCTGGCAGGAAAGTGGAGAGTGCAGACTTCAAGCATAACCACAAACAGCTTTGTTACACCCAAGAACCTCACCCCGGGCATGAGCTACAAGGTAGCAGTTGCGGCAAGAGTTAACGGTCAGTGGAACACCACAGACCCCATCAAGAATGCTGTTACAGTTACTGTAAAGTGA
- a CDS encoding GNAT family N-acetyltransferase: MKIKDYIIRQETEKDYREVEEMAREAFWNLSVPGCSEHYFIHLLRQHKAFLPQLDYVLESDGRILGCVMYSESDITDEQGCKRTVLTMGPLCVRKGYQRQGLGKALLEHTFRLAEEMGYDTVINFGNPDNYVARGYKSCRKYNVCFEGDIYPAALLVKPLKDGVFDGRKWYYHQNDADAPCEDEAAVEEYDKLFTPMKKAWQPSQEEFYIHSHSVIARE, translated from the coding sequence ATGAAGATCAAAGACTATATCATAAGACAGGAAACAGAAAAGGACTACCGTGAGGTGGAAGAAATGGCTCGTGAAGCTTTCTGGAATTTAAGCGTACCGGGATGCAGCGAGCATTATTTCATACACCTGTTAAGACAGCACAAGGCTTTTCTGCCGCAGCTTGATTATGTACTGGAAAGCGATGGCAGGATACTGGGCTGTGTGATGTATTCCGAATCTGATATCACAGATGAACAGGGCTGTAAACGGACTGTACTCACCATGGGTCCCCTTTGCGTGAGGAAAGGATATCAGCGTCAGGGGCTGGGCAAGGCTTTGCTTGAACACACTTTCAGGCTGGCAGAAGAGATGGGCTACGATACTGTCATAAACTTCGGAAACCCCGATAACTATGTTGCAAGAGGATATAAAAGCTGTAGAAAGTACAATGTGTGCTTTGAAGGAGATATCTACCCTGCGGCACTGCTGGTGAAGCCGCTGAAAGACGGCGTATTCGATGGCAGAAAGTGGTATTATCACCAGAACGATGCTGATGCGCCTTGTGAAGATGAAGCTGCGGTGGAAGAGTATGACAAGCTTTTCACGCCGATGAAAAAGGCATGGCAGCCAAGTCAGGAAGAGTTCTATATCCACAGTCATTCGGTGATAGCCCGTGAGTGA
- a CDS encoding family 43 glycosylhydrolase yields MKLKKTITRLCTATLSSAVLLSTTSALPVSAAMSPDSNGFYYHDTFEDSSGNWEIRGSGEILLSGRHPFKGTNALLIKDRTSAWQGAQMALDTSTFIPGKSYSFNVFVDYEEGESTQNFLLSMQYTDSTGTVKYLHLAEGSTSRGQYLQLSNPSFQIPSDASDVYLYVETTDVYGNFYIDEAIVAADGVTIDSSGASQGYTAPKTPGDIRGDVNQDGRINLADLILAKRGMYSGFPNKQSQKAADIDKSGTVDNDDINYLQDFILKKINSFPKINKIDFNEMAGKFGNVSLATGYKKSNENNPLISQYFGADPGVMEYNGRVYVFMTDDHLLYSNGQLKDIEYGTINCIRCISSDDLVNWTDHGLINAAGSNGLCRWGGNSWAPTACHKKINGKEKFFLYFANGGNGIAVLEADSPTGPWKDPIGKALISRSTPNCGNVEWLFDPAVLVDDDGTGYLYFGGGVPSGQNAHPKTARCVKLGSDMTSIVGTPQTIDPPYLFEDSGIHKFNGKYYYSYCSNFSTGGNQYGLSGGAIQYMVSDYPLGPFTYVGEAFKGIGTFFGTGGNNHHTIFKFNNQWYLFYHAQYLQDNMGLKGGYRSTHIDKVTINSNGTIQAITGTKKGVSQIKSFDPFRTQRAATFSHQGGITISGSGDYSTVQAKKGSWYRVSGVDCGSGAETMTFKASSNTGCIVKVCTGSANGTVVSYVEIPAGSSMQEITVPVQGLSGKNDLYFVFNNNASVDSWKLD; encoded by the coding sequence ATGAAACTGAAGAAAACGATTACCCGACTTTGTACAGCAACTCTGAGCAGCGCAGTATTGCTTTCGACAACTTCTGCGTTACCTGTGTCAGCGGCAATGTCACCCGATTCAAACGGGTTCTATTACCATGATACTTTTGAGGACAGCAGCGGCAACTGGGAGATAAGGGGTTCAGGTGAGATACTTCTCAGCGGCAGACATCCTTTCAAGGGTACCAACGCGCTCCTTATCAAGGACCGTACCAGTGCATGGCAGGGCGCTCAGATGGCGCTTGATACTTCTACATTCATTCCCGGAAAAAGCTACAGCTTCAATGTATTCGTTGACTATGAGGAAGGCGAGAGCACCCAGAATTTCCTGCTTTCCATGCAGTACACCGATTCTACGGGCACAGTAAAGTACCTGCACCTTGCAGAAGGCTCCACCTCCCGCGGACAGTATCTCCAGCTTTCAAACCCCAGCTTCCAGATACCATCGGATGCCAGCGATGTTTACCTTTATGTTGAAACTACCGACGTTTACGGCAATTTCTACATCGATGAAGCCATAGTTGCCGCTGACGGTGTAACGATCGACAGCTCAGGGGCTTCACAGGGCTACACCGCACCCAAGACCCCAGGCGATATCCGCGGCGATGTGAATCAGGACGGCAGGATCAACCTGGCAGACCTGATACTTGCTAAGCGCGGTATGTATTCGGGATTCCCGAACAAGCAGTCTCAGAAGGCTGCAGATATCGACAAGAGCGGTACTGTCGATAATGATGATATCAATTACTTACAGGATTTTATCCTCAAGAAAATAAACAGCTTCCCCAAGATAAATAAGATAGATTTCAACGAAATGGCAGGCAAATTCGGCAATGTCAGCCTCGCTACCGGCTATAAGAAGTCCAACGAGAACAACCCCCTGATATCTCAGTACTTCGGTGCAGACCCCGGTGTAATGGAGTATAACGGCAGAGTATATGTATTTATGACAGACGACCATCTGCTTTACAGCAACGGTCAGCTCAAGGATATCGAATACGGTACTATCAACTGCATCCGCTGCATATCCTCCGACGACCTTGTTAACTGGACAGACCACGGTCTGATAAATGCAGCCGGATCTAACGGTCTGTGCAGGTGGGGCGGAAACTCCTGGGCACCTACTGCCTGCCACAAGAAGATCAACGGCAAAGAGAAATTCTTCCTGTACTTCGCAAACGGCGGTAACGGCATAGCAGTTCTTGAAGCCGACAGCCCCACAGGTCCCTGGAAAGATCCTATCGGCAAGGCACTTATCTCTCGTTCGACCCCGAACTGCGGCAACGTTGAATGGCTGTTCGACCCTGCAGTACTCGTAGATGACGACGGCACAGGATATCTGTATTTCGGCGGCGGTGTTCCCAGCGGACAGAATGCTCACCCCAAGACTGCAAGATGTGTAAAACTCGGCAGTGATATGACCTCTATCGTAGGTACTCCCCAGACTATTGACCCGCCTTATCTCTTTGAGGACAGCGGCATACACAAGTTCAACGGCAAGTACTATTACAGCTACTGCTCGAATTTCAGCACCGGCGGAAACCAGTATGGACTGTCAGGCGGTGCTATCCAGTACATGGTCAGCGACTATCCTCTCGGACCCTTCACATACGTTGGTGAGGCATTCAAGGGTATAGGCACATTCTTCGGCACAGGCGGCAACAACCACCACACCATATTCAAGTTCAACAATCAGTGGTATCTGTTCTACCATGCACAGTACTTACAGGACAACATGGGTCTGAAGGGCGGCTACCGCAGCACTCATATTGATAAGGTAACGATCAATTCCAATGGTACTATCCAGGCTATCACAGGCACCAAGAAGGGTGTCAGCCAGATCAAATCGTTTGATCCCTTCCGTACCCAGCGTGCAGCTACATTCTCGCATCAGGGCGGCATAACCATAAGCGGCAGCGGCGATTATTCTACCGTACAGGCTAAGAAGGGCAGCTGGTACCGTGTATCCGGAGTTGATTGCGGAAGCGGCGCAGAAACCATGACATTCAAGGCTTCTTCCAACACAGGCTGTATCGTTAAGGTTTGCACAGGCAGTGCAAACGGAACAGTCGTATCCTATGTTGAGATACCCGCAGGTTCGTCAATGCAGGAGATCACAGTTCCTGTTCAGGGTCTGAGCGGCAAGAACGATCTCTATTTCGTATTCAACAACAATGCTTCAGTTGACAGCTGGAAACTTGATTGA
- a CDS encoding putative ABC transporter permease subunit produces MNKNILLLKTLMKSTSSINIYKHCKDNKKRGRIVGSIIGASMLYLMLMCYCIFTCIGYGKFGLTAFIPDMCAMVISLLAFVFTLFKTNGYLFGFKEYDMLMSLPFAPGTIAACKFMYMYIKSLPWYMSVSLSMMAGYGIYEKPPFIVYPIWLILSLVMPVIPMLAAAFIGFIIARLGSGFKNKNIAQTVITMIFIGLMFFLRFFLEDMFKNNKTEDVLNTVSATTSKVSSIYMPMKWFSTAVTKPHILYALLFISVTAVLFVVTFIPVGRSYRRINSALRSHAASGGFVMKEQKQHSLVNAIAFKEFKRMTGSVVYMTNAMIGEIMCFAAGAAALFIDPQKVIKAVAKDAPMTVEMLIPAIPFIAYFFVGMIATTAFTPSLEGKNYWIVQSLPISKKTLYQGKMLFNMYITVPFAVFAVLTFSICTKASFLTTILHIILVVCLCAFSTSRGCVCGIKHMRLDWENEVEVIKQGAAVAIYMFPNMFATMGLVVLSVFLGTKISVDIATLVMIASVSAAALLSYRKVITLSKD; encoded by the coding sequence ATGAATAAAAATATCCTATTACTCAAAACACTTATGAAGTCCACAAGCAGCATCAACATATACAAACACTGCAAGGACAACAAAAAACGCGGCAGGATAGTTGGCAGCATCATAGGAGCTTCAATGCTTTATCTCATGCTGATGTGCTACTGTATTTTTACCTGCATAGGCTACGGTAAATTCGGATTGACCGCATTTATCCCTGATATGTGCGCCATGGTCATATCCCTTCTGGCTTTCGTATTTACGCTGTTCAAAACAAACGGCTATCTCTTCGGTTTTAAGGAGTACGATATGCTGATGTCGCTCCCCTTTGCACCCGGTACGATCGCAGCGTGCAAGTTCATGTATATGTATATAAAAAGCCTGCCATGGTATATGAGCGTTTCGCTCTCGATGATGGCAGGATACGGGATATATGAAAAGCCCCCTTTTATCGTATATCCCATCTGGCTGATCCTCTCCCTTGTAATGCCGGTAATACCAATGCTTGCGGCGGCATTCATCGGCTTCATTATAGCAAGGCTGGGTTCAGGCTTCAAAAACAAGAACATCGCACAGACTGTCATCACAATGATCTTCATAGGGCTGATGTTCTTCCTGAGATTCTTCCTTGAAGATATGTTCAAAAACAACAAGACAGAAGATGTGCTCAACACCGTATCCGCCACTACATCAAAGGTCAGCAGTATCTATATGCCGATGAAGTGGTTCAGCACCGCTGTTACAAAGCCACATATACTGTACGCTCTCCTTTTCATATCAGTAACGGCTGTTCTGTTCGTTGTGACTTTCATACCCGTAGGCAGGTCGTACCGCAGGATAAATTCAGCCCTGCGTTCACACGCGGCTTCAGGCGGATTCGTAATGAAGGAACAGAAACAGCATTCCCTCGTAAATGCCATAGCTTTCAAGGAATTCAAGCGCATGACAGGTTCTGTGGTATACATGACAAACGCAATGATCGGCGAAATAATGTGCTTTGCGGCAGGCGCAGCTGCCCTGTTCATCGACCCGCAGAAGGTCATAAAAGCCGTAGCAAAAGATGCCCCCATGACCGTTGAGATGCTGATACCCGCCATACCTTTTATAGCCTACTTCTTCGTGGGTATGATAGCTACAACTGCTTTCACCCCCTCCCTTGAAGGCAAAAACTACTGGATAGTGCAAAGTCTTCCCATAAGCAAAAAGACACTGTATCAGGGCAAGATGCTTTTTAATATGTATATTACAGTACCATTTGCCGTTTTCGCCGTACTGACATTCAGTATATGCACAAAGGCTTCATTTCTGACTACAATACTTCACATCATACTTGTGGTATGCCTGTGTGCTTTCTCGACCTCCCGGGGCTGTGTGTGCGGCATAAAGCATATGCGTCTTGACTGGGAGAACGAGGTCGAGGTCATCAAGCAGGGTGCGGCAGTTGCCATATATATGTTCCCGAATATGTTCGCAACAATGGGACTGGTTGTACTGTCCGTCTTTCTCGGCACCAAGATATCCGTTGATATTGCCACTCTGGTGATGATAGCATCAGTATCGGCTGCAGCGCTGCTTTCGTACCGAAAAGTCATCACTTTGTCAAAGGACTAA
- a CDS encoding ABC transporter ATP-binding protein, producing MLEIMNYTKIYGEGKKAADNVTLTVESGDIYGFIGHNGAGKSTTIRAVVGVLDFTEGDIFIDGHSVKTEPMECKKVTAYIPDNPDLYENLTGIQYLDFIADVFGISGTERAERIKDYADMFEITESLGDLISSYSHGMKQKLAIISALIHEPKLMVLDEPFVGLDPKATFTLKQIMHDICSRGTAIFFSTHVLDVAEKLCNKVAIIKQGKLIAQGTMEELTKGCSLEDVFLEVADE from the coding sequence ATACTTGAAATAATGAACTACACAAAGATCTACGGCGAGGGAAAAAAAGCTGCGGATAATGTCACCCTTACTGTTGAAAGCGGAGATATCTACGGATTCATCGGGCACAACGGTGCAGGCAAATCTACTACCATACGCGCTGTTGTGGGTGTGCTCGATTTCACCGAGGGGGACATATTCATAGACGGTCATTCCGTGAAGACCGAACCTATGGAATGCAAAAAAGTCACAGCCTATATCCCAGATAATCCCGACCTCTACGAGAATCTCACCGGCATACAGTACCTGGATTTCATCGCTGATGTTTTCGGAATAAGCGGTACTGAACGTGCAGAACGCATAAAGGACTATGCCGATATGTTTGAGATAACAGAATCTCTTGGCGACCTTATAAGCTCCTATTCCCACGGTATGAAGCAGAAGCTCGCCATTATATCGGCACTTATACACGAACCTAAACTGATGGTGCTTGACGAACCCTTTGTAGGCCTTGATCCCAAAGCGACCTTCACCCTCAAACAGATAATGCACGATATATGTTCCAGAGGAACAGCGATATTCTTTTCCACCCATGTACTGGACGTTGCCGAAAAGCTGTGCAACAAGGTAGCTATAATCAAGCAGGGCAAGCTCATCGCACAGGGTACTATGGAAGAACTCACAAAGGGCTGTTCGCTGGAGGATGTTTTCCTGGAGGTAGCTGATGAATAA